A window from Agelaius phoeniceus isolate bAgePho1 chromosome 13, bAgePho1.hap1, whole genome shotgun sequence encodes these proteins:
- the MNS1 gene encoding meiosis-specific nuclear structural protein 1 isoform X1: MASEEREWGRRAARLRAELEREQRLDEALRAAEENRKQRALQLEREQKLAAELARRDLEKMRDEKIRQQVRANSLELRELERKLKSAYMNKERAAQIAEKKAIYNENMKWEDEVAQEMKEEYDRYLKEEMSAELKRNQEKKTYHQELDKQVEEQEKKKQEAYEEFLREKHMIDEIVKKIYEEDQMEKQRKLDKIRETQTYIEEFIKEQAIWRKRKQEEMEEENRKIMEFANMQRQREDGWMAKIRDSEEKKQRVQNMLAKTMEREEQRRKEQEQILQDLYLEEQEAMERKKEMAEIEKRIRQRLDLRQAYEKQFALKAAEREAMREEDKALRQRMLAKLAEDDRIEQLNAQKRRMKQLEHKMAVEKILEDRRKQWIAEKERELEERELEKRRQERIRAIIEEERQKLLKEHAWKLLGYLPRGILKDENDINMLGEDFRLAYQQRRGNELSEES; the protein is encoded by the exons ATG GCGTCCGAGGAGCGGGAGTGGGGCAGGCGGGCGGCCCGGCTGCGGGCCGAGCTGGAGCGGGAGCAGCGGCTGGATGAGGCGCTGCGGGCG GCAGAAGAGAACAGAAAGCAGAGAGCGCTGCAGCTGGAGCGAGAGCAAAAGCTGGCGGCTGAGCTGGCGAGGCGGGACCTCGAGAAAATGAGAGATGAGAAGATCAGGCAACAAGTCAGAGCAAACAG tcTTGAACTTCGAGAGTTAGAAAGAAAGCTGAAATCTGCTTATATGAATAAAGAACGAGCTGCACAgattgctgaaaaaaaagctATATACAATGAGAACATG aaatggGAGGATGAAGTAGCCCAAGAGATGAAGGAAGAGTACGACAGGTATCTGAAAGAAGAAATGTCTGCAGAACTGAAGCGAAACCAGGAGAAGAAAACCTACCATCAAGAACTGGACAAACAGGTtgaggaacaggagaaaaagaagcaagagGCTTATGAAGAGTTTCTAAGAGAGAAACACATGATTGATGAAATTGTAAAAAAGATCTATGAAGAAGACCAAAT GGAAAAACAACGGAAGTTAGATAAAATAAGAGAAACTCAGACATATATTGAAGAGTTTATAAAAGAACAAGCTAtctggaggaaaaggaaacaggaagagatggaagaagaaaataggaaaattatgGAGTTTGCCAACATGCAACGACAAAGAGAAGATGGTTGGATGGCTAAAATTCgagacagtgaagagaaaaaacagagaGTTCAAAACATG CTTGCCAAGACCATGGAAAGAGAAGAACAGAGGCGTAAAGAACAGGAACAAATCCTCCAAGATCTGTATCTGGAAGAACAAGAAGCGatggaaaggaagaaggagatG GCAGAAATTGAAAAGAGAATAAGACAGCGCCTAGACTTAAGGCAAGCATATGAAAAGCAATTTGCTCTAAAGGCAGCAGAACGAGAAGCTATGAGAGAAGAGGACAAAGCTCTGCGGCAGCGGATGTTGGCCAAGCTGGCCGAGGACGATCGCATAGAGCAGCTGAACGCGCAGAAACGGAGAATGAAACAGCTCGAGCACAAAATGGCCGTGGAAAAAATCCTTGAGGACCGGCGCAAACAGTGGATTGCAGAAAAA GAGCGTGAACTTGAAGAAAGAGAGTTAGAGAAGAGAAGGCAAGAAAGGATCCGTGCAATTATTGAAGAGGAGAGACAGAAACTCTTGAAGGAGCATGCATGGAAATTGCTGGGTTATCTTCCTCGA
- the MNS1 gene encoding meiosis-specific nuclear structural protein 1 isoform X2, with protein sequence MASEEREWGRRAARLRAELEREQRLDEALRAAEENRKQRALQLEREQKLAAELARRDLEKMRDEKIRQQVRANSLELRELERKLKSAYMNKERAAQIAEKKAIYNENMKWEDEVAQEMKEEYDRYLKEEMSAELKRNQEKKTYHQELDKQVEEQEKKKQEAYEEFLREKHMIDEIVKKIYEEDQMEKQRKLDKIRETQTYIEEFIKEQAIWRKRKQEEMEEENRKIMEFANMQRQREDGWMAKIRDSEEKKQRVQNMLAKTMEREEQRRKEQEQILQDLYLEEQEAMERKKEMAEIEKRIRQRLDLRQAYEKQFALKAAEREAMREEDKALRQRMLAKLAEDDRIEQLNAQKRRMKQLEHKMAVEKILEDRRKQWIAEKERELEERELEKRRQERIRAIIEEERQKLLKEHAWKLLGYLPRGILKDENDINMLGEDFRLAYQQRRASGN encoded by the exons ATG GCGTCCGAGGAGCGGGAGTGGGGCAGGCGGGCGGCCCGGCTGCGGGCCGAGCTGGAGCGGGAGCAGCGGCTGGATGAGGCGCTGCGGGCG GCAGAAGAGAACAGAAAGCAGAGAGCGCTGCAGCTGGAGCGAGAGCAAAAGCTGGCGGCTGAGCTGGCGAGGCGGGACCTCGAGAAAATGAGAGATGAGAAGATCAGGCAACAAGTCAGAGCAAACAG tcTTGAACTTCGAGAGTTAGAAAGAAAGCTGAAATCTGCTTATATGAATAAAGAACGAGCTGCACAgattgctgaaaaaaaagctATATACAATGAGAACATG aaatggGAGGATGAAGTAGCCCAAGAGATGAAGGAAGAGTACGACAGGTATCTGAAAGAAGAAATGTCTGCAGAACTGAAGCGAAACCAGGAGAAGAAAACCTACCATCAAGAACTGGACAAACAGGTtgaggaacaggagaaaaagaagcaagagGCTTATGAAGAGTTTCTAAGAGAGAAACACATGATTGATGAAATTGTAAAAAAGATCTATGAAGAAGACCAAAT GGAAAAACAACGGAAGTTAGATAAAATAAGAGAAACTCAGACATATATTGAAGAGTTTATAAAAGAACAAGCTAtctggaggaaaaggaaacaggaagagatggaagaagaaaataggaaaattatgGAGTTTGCCAACATGCAACGACAAAGAGAAGATGGTTGGATGGCTAAAATTCgagacagtgaagagaaaaaacagagaGTTCAAAACATG CTTGCCAAGACCATGGAAAGAGAAGAACAGAGGCGTAAAGAACAGGAACAAATCCTCCAAGATCTGTATCTGGAAGAACAAGAAGCGatggaaaggaagaaggagatG GCAGAAATTGAAAAGAGAATAAGACAGCGCCTAGACTTAAGGCAAGCATATGAAAAGCAATTTGCTCTAAAGGCAGCAGAACGAGAAGCTATGAGAGAAGAGGACAAAGCTCTGCGGCAGCGGATGTTGGCCAAGCTGGCCGAGGACGATCGCATAGAGCAGCTGAACGCGCAGAAACGGAGAATGAAACAGCTCGAGCACAAAATGGCCGTGGAAAAAATCCTTGAGGACCGGCGCAAACAGTGGATTGCAGAAAAA GAGCGTGAACTTGAAGAAAGAGAGTTAGAGAAGAGAAGGCAAGAAAGGATCCGTGCAATTATTGAAGAGGAGAGACAGAAACTCTTGAAGGAGCATGCATGGAAATTGCTGGGTTATCTTCCTCGA